TCTTCTACAATCATGTTTATTCACTTCTGCTGATAATGGTGCTTTATCACAGAATctgtattttaaagaaatcaatttatCAGTACATGTTTTTATCTGATTACATCTAAattcaagagagagagagagagagagggagggagggGGAGAAGAGAAGAGAGCACACTAAAAGCCCTACCTGCATTTCTTGCACCGAACAGCATATGAAAGAATTTTTCCTGTCTTCTCTCCAATCATACTCGCATGCCCTTAAAAAGCAACAACACTTTGTCTTATTGCTATATTTCAATACCAGTAAGTCcaacagtatacatgtacatgtatttcctactTACAAGACTGTTTATTATCTCCCCTTAAGGGAActactttgttttaaatacaaaaactgCTATACTGTTAGGTTTTATGTAGCATTGGGATGCTTGAATAattatgcaaaatataaaaaatgaatgatggATGTTACCTGACAAACTTGCATAGTTTCGACCGCTACCTCTAGTCTGCCATCCAGCATCAAAGGACACAGAAAATTTTTCGGCATCTTGTGATCTATGTTGAAATTTgtatcaatttataaataatctTTAACCTATCAAGTCACTAAAAGAATATCATATGTTGAaataaatcagtaaaaaaacATTTCTACTGAACCTTTTTTTCTCCTCGGCAAGGGCTTCATTACAAGTCTCATTTGCAACAGCTTCAAAAATACTGCCAACCTCCCTCTCTCGTCTCTTAAAAGTTACAGAAGTTACAGTGGGAATATTCAAAGCAGCAAGGAAATTGTTAACGGTCATTTCTCCAAGTCCACAAAATACCACAGctgcaatgaaaatatatttttttttcaagatttgatATTAGAAATccattattaattttctttcatgttttataatttaacaaTTATGTATCAATCAATAGAGTTAATATAATACCTGCACCCAATTTGGTATTAATATCCCATGTATTTTGACCATGTCTCTTGCCAGTAGGTACATTATTAATTTCATTGCAATTATTGCAATGGATTTTGAGGAGACTGcctataataaaagaaatgttcaaCAACTTGTGTATTTTGAAACTGTAAGTTATCTACCCTCTcttataattttaaagattgatatattttaaattaaatgatatattgtCATCTATTCAGATAATTATAAATAGGAGGAAAACTAATTAATGTCTTAGATACCTAGGCCATATCTGGTTCCTCCAACACAGGATGAAAGTTTTAGCTCTGTAGAGCAATTACTGCAGCCTTCATCTAATTCTGCAGCCAAAACACTCAACTCTACATTCCTGCGACCTCCAAGAGCCCCCTCCTCTTCTTCCTCATCCTCATCTTTTTCACTTTCAATCTCTGATTGACATGCCTCATAGTTGTCATCAAAGCAATCATATGCTatgatataaatcaatattcAGTCAGATCGAATTTCAGTTGGCCATTTAATTCATTTAGTTGTCTATCATAATTTATACTCAGTAATTGCAAAAATCACGGTGCATTCAAAAGTAGTTAATTTACCTGGTGACAAAGACTGGTTATGTTCTTGTTGACCATCAACATCAT
This genomic window from Magallana gigas chromosome 5, xbMagGiga1.1, whole genome shotgun sequence contains:
- the LOC136269746 gene encoding uncharacterized protein — encoded protein: MDTPTESANRNVCLPTLGDITDGQLENISKEHCYSRGLKHKYLELHDDVDGQQEHNQSLSPAYDCFDDNYEACQSEIESEKDEDEEEEEGALGGRRNVELSVLAAELDEGCSNCSTELKLSSCVGGTRYGLGSLLKIHCNNCNEINNVPTGKRHGQNTWDINTKLGAAVVFCGLGEMTVNNFLAALNIPTVTSVTFKRREREVGSIFEAVANETCNEALAEEKKRSQDAEKFSVSFDAGWQTRGSGRNYASLSGHASMIGEKTGKILSYAVRCKKCRFCDKAPLSAEVNKHDCRRNWEKSSKAMEPDMALEMLHDLKARDFHVKHLIMDNDSTTLAKAKMSFDPNIQKISDFNHTKKNLAVNSMTSKRRKSILF